A genome region from Microbacterium terricola includes the following:
- the thrC gene encoding threonine synthase: MAHVWRGVLREYADRLGVTDTSTVVTLGEGGTPLLPAPSLSRRTGTDVWVKFEGMNPTGSFKDRGMTVALSRAVEHGAKAVICASTGNTSASAAAYAAHAGITAAVLVPEGKIAMGKLSQAVAHNGQLIQIRGNFDDCLEIARELADHYPVHLVNSVNPDRIEGQKTAAYEVVEVLGDAPDFHFIPVGNAGNYTAYSRGYREEADRGVATRVPRMFGFQAEGSAPLVRGEVVKNPETVASAIRIGNPASWELALEARAATDGWFGAIDDARILAAQKLLAAEVGIFVEPASAISVAGLLDRVESGVVPQGARVVLTVTGHGLKDPQWALRNADGSQVEPTVVDATTSDVASVLGLAPVEATA, from the coding sequence ATGGCACATGTCTGGCGGGGAGTCCTCCGCGAATACGCCGATCGACTCGGTGTGACCGACACCTCGACCGTGGTGACCCTCGGTGAGGGCGGCACTCCGCTGCTGCCGGCCCCGTCGCTCTCGCGGCGCACCGGCACCGACGTCTGGGTCAAGTTCGAGGGGATGAACCCCACCGGATCGTTCAAGGACCGCGGCATGACGGTCGCGCTCTCGCGCGCCGTCGAGCACGGCGCCAAGGCCGTGATCTGCGCGTCGACCGGCAACACGTCGGCATCCGCGGCCGCCTATGCGGCCCACGCGGGCATCACCGCCGCCGTGCTCGTGCCCGAGGGCAAGATCGCGATGGGCAAGCTCAGCCAGGCGGTCGCGCACAACGGTCAGCTGATCCAGATCCGCGGCAACTTCGACGACTGCCTCGAGATCGCCCGTGAGCTCGCCGACCACTACCCGGTGCACCTGGTCAACTCCGTGAACCCCGACCGCATCGAGGGTCAGAAGACGGCGGCCTACGAGGTCGTCGAGGTGCTCGGCGACGCGCCCGACTTCCACTTCATCCCCGTCGGCAACGCGGGCAACTACACCGCCTACTCCCGCGGCTACCGCGAGGAGGCCGACCGCGGCGTCGCCACCCGCGTGCCGCGCATGTTCGGGTTCCAGGCCGAGGGCTCTGCGCCGCTCGTCCGCGGCGAGGTCGTGAAGAACCCCGAGACGGTGGCCAGCGCCATCCGCATCGGCAACCCCGCGTCGTGGGAGCTCGCCCTGGAGGCGCGCGCGGCCACGGACGGCTGGTTCGGCGCGATCGACGACGCCCGCATCCTCGCCGCGCAGAAGCTGCTCGCCGCCGAGGTCGGCATCTTCGTCGAGCCCGCGTCGGCGATCAGCGTCGCCGGCCTGCTCGACCGTGTGGAGTCCGGCGTCGTGCCCCAGGGCGCGCGCGTCGTGCTCACGGTCACCGGCCACGGCCTGAAGGACCCGCAGTGGGCCCTGCGCAACGCCGACGGCTCGCAGGTCGAGCCCACGGTCGTCGACGCGACCACCTCCGACGTGGCCTCCGTGCTCGGCCTGGCGCCGGTGGAGGCCACCGCGTGA
- the thrB gene encoding homoserine kinase, giving the protein MSPLDARGSATAAGRRVVVRVPATSANLGPGFDTLGLALSVYDELVVTALPAGELEVDVQGEGAADVPRDASNLVVRAIAYAFEAVARPLPGLRLEAHNVIPHGRGLGSSGAAVVSGLLAAKGLLAGDVEIGDDTLLRLATEMEGHPDNVAPALFGGLTIAWVDENGPQHKKLLVHRGVSPLVFVPGFTMSTTLARSLQPLQVPREDAVFNVSRSALLIAALTQSPELLLAATEDKLHQNYRAQAMPETDKLVRALRAAGFAAVVSGAGPSVLVLADGPGRRLEAAAIADTATDTPWETRMPAVDFKGGTVKEYAEDST; this is encoded by the coding sequence GTGAGCCCACTCGACGCGCGCGGCTCCGCGACGGCCGCCGGCCGTCGCGTGGTCGTGCGCGTTCCGGCGACCAGCGCCAACCTCGGCCCGGGCTTCGACACGCTCGGCCTCGCCCTCAGCGTCTACGACGAGCTCGTCGTGACGGCGCTGCCGGCCGGCGAGCTCGAGGTCGACGTGCAGGGCGAGGGTGCCGCGGACGTGCCGCGCGACGCCTCCAACCTGGTCGTGCGTGCCATCGCCTACGCCTTCGAGGCCGTGGCGCGCCCCCTGCCGGGTCTCCGGCTCGAGGCGCACAACGTCATCCCGCACGGACGAGGACTCGGCTCGTCCGGCGCCGCCGTCGTCTCGGGGCTCCTCGCCGCCAAGGGCCTGCTGGCCGGCGACGTCGAGATCGGCGACGACACGCTGCTGCGCCTCGCGACCGAGATGGAAGGGCACCCCGACAACGTCGCGCCCGCCCTCTTCGGCGGACTCACCATCGCGTGGGTCGACGAGAACGGCCCGCAGCACAAGAAGCTGCTGGTCCACCGCGGCGTCTCGCCCCTCGTGTTCGTGCCGGGCTTCACGATGTCGACCACGCTGGCCCGCAGCCTGCAGCCCCTGCAGGTGCCGCGGGAGGATGCCGTCTTCAACGTCTCGCGATCGGCGCTGCTGATCGCGGCCCTGACGCAGAGCCCGGAGCTGCTGCTGGCCGCCACCGAAGACAAGCTGCATCAGAACTACCGCGCACAGGCCATGCCCGAGACCGACAAGCTGGTCAGGGCGCTGCGCGCGGCGGGCTTCGCCGCGGTCGTTTCGGGGGCGGGACCGAGCGTCCTCGTGCTCGCCGACGGCCCCGGTCGGCGCCTCGAAGCAGCCGCCATCGCGGACACCGCCACAGACACCCCGTGGGAGACGCGCATGCCGGCCGTCGACTTCAAGGGTGGTACAGTGAAGGAGTACGCGGAGGATTCCACGTGA
- the rho gene encoding transcription termination factor Rho yields MESISEIHTADVPAEERTDAPVAENTASTTTEAAAEVAPATDAETPGTDTPAEAAPVEAPAKAKRAPRRAKSATAATATPVETDAAENPAALIDAAEVDAAVAAPAAEAGPADEAPAATAPRAKRPARRAKTAAPADADATETAAPADEAPADTAPADAAPAEQPAQATDGDTAAEAAEQTAEGDAPAEAGDETPSRSRSRSRSRNRNRNGSQGGQNGQPAQGGQNAGGQNTGGQAAQEQPATADDDESGRGGRNPRNQRNNTKRRGQGGADEFETEIGEDDVLIPIAGILDVLDNYAFVRTAGYLPGTSDVYVSLGQVKKYNLRKGDAVVGAIKQPREGEQSSRQKYNALVKVDAINGLSVEDAANRVEFGKLTPLYPQERLRLETAPEKLTQRIIDLVAPIGKGQRGLIVAPPKAGKTIVLQQIANAIATNNPEVHLMVVLVDERPEEVTDMQRTVKGEVIASTFDRPAEDHTTVAELAIERAKRLVELGRDVVVLLDSITRLGRAYNISAPTSGRVLSGGVDASALYPPKRFFGAARNIENGGSLTILATALVETGSKMDEVIFEEFKGTGNSELRLSRSLADKRIFPAVDVNASSTRREEMLLSNDEVKITWKLRRALAGLDQQQALEVVLGKLKETQSNVEFLVQMQKSIPAPARDGNGHSHGHENSIR; encoded by the coding sequence GTGGAGTCCATCTCCGAGATCCACACCGCCGACGTCCCGGCCGAGGAGCGCACCGACGCGCCCGTCGCCGAGAACACGGCTTCCACCACCACCGAGGCTGCAGCCGAGGTCGCCCCCGCGACCGACGCCGAGACGCCCGGCACCGACACTCCGGCCGAGGCCGCGCCTGTCGAGGCGCCGGCGAAGGCCAAGCGCGCGCCGCGCCGTGCCAAGAGCGCGACCGCCGCCACCGCGACCCCGGTCGAGACCGACGCCGCGGAGAACCCCGCCGCGCTGATCGACGCCGCCGAGGTCGACGCCGCCGTCGCCGCGCCGGCGGCCGAGGCCGGCCCCGCGGACGAGGCGCCCGCCGCCACCGCGCCCCGCGCCAAGCGCCCCGCTCGCCGCGCCAAGACCGCCGCTCCGGCCGACGCCGACGCGACCGAGACCGCCGCGCCCGCTGACGAGGCGCCCGCCGACACCGCCCCCGCCGACGCCGCTCCCGCCGAGCAGCCCGCGCAGGCGACCGACGGCGACACCGCCGCCGAGGCCGCAGAGCAGACCGCCGAGGGCGACGCTCCTGCCGAGGCCGGCGACGAGACCCCGTCGCGCTCGCGCAGCCGCAGCCGGAGCCGCAACCGCAACCGCAACGGCTCCCAGGGCGGCCAGAACGGCCAGCCCGCTCAGGGCGGCCAGAACGCCGGCGGCCAGAACACCGGCGGTCAGGCCGCTCAGGAGCAGCCCGCGACGGCCGACGACGACGAGTCGGGCCGTGGCGGCCGCAATCCCCGCAACCAGCGCAACAACACCAAGCGCCGCGGCCAGGGTGGCGCGGACGAGTTCGAGACCGAGATCGGCGAGGACGACGTCCTCATCCCGATCGCGGGCATCCTCGACGTCCTCGACAACTACGCCTTCGTCCGCACGGCGGGCTACCTCCCCGGCACGAGCGACGTCTACGTCTCGCTCGGCCAGGTGAAGAAGTACAACCTGCGCAAGGGCGACGCCGTCGTCGGCGCGATCAAGCAGCCCCGCGAGGGGGAGCAGTCCAGCCGTCAGAAGTACAACGCGCTGGTCAAGGTCGACGCCATCAACGGCCTGTCCGTCGAGGACGCCGCCAACCGCGTCGAATTCGGCAAGCTCACGCCGCTGTACCCCCAGGAGCGCCTGCGCCTGGAGACCGCGCCCGAGAAGCTGACCCAGCGCATCATCGACCTGGTCGCCCCGATCGGCAAGGGCCAGCGCGGCCTCATCGTCGCGCCGCCCAAGGCGGGCAAGACGATCGTGCTGCAGCAGATCGCCAACGCGATCGCGACGAACAACCCCGAGGTCCACCTCATGGTCGTGCTCGTCGACGAGCGTCCGGAAGAGGTCACCGACATGCAGCGCACGGTGAAGGGCGAGGTCATCGCCTCGACCTTCGACCGTCCGGCCGAAGACCACACCACGGTCGCCGAGCTGGCCATCGAGCGCGCCAAGCGCCTCGTCGAGCTCGGCCGCGACGTCGTCGTGCTGCTCGATTCGATCACCCGCCTGGGTCGCGCCTACAACATCTCGGCGCCCACCTCCGGTCGCGTGCTCTCCGGCGGCGTCGACGCCTCCGCGCTGTACCCGCCGAAGCGCTTCTTCGGCGCCGCGCGCAACATCGAGAACGGCGGATCGCTCACGATCCTCGCGACCGCGCTCGTCGAGACCGGCTCCAAGATGGACGAGGTCATCTTCGAGGAGTTCAAGGGCACCGGCAACAGCGAGCTGCGCCTGAGCCGCTCGCTCGCCGACAAGCGCATCTTCCCGGCCGTCGACGTCAACGCGTCGAGCACCCGCCGCGAGGAGATGCTGCTCTCGAACGACGAGGTGAAGATCACCTGGAAGCTGCGTCGCGCCCTTGCCGGCCTCGACCAGCAGCAGGCTCTCGAGGTCGTGCTGGGCAAGCTCAAGGAGACGCAGTCCAACGTCGAGTTCCTCGTGCAGATGCAGAAGTCGATCCCGGCGCCGGCGCGCGACGGCAACGGCCACAGCCACGGGCACGAGAACAGCATCCGCTGA
- the prfA gene encoding peptide chain release factor 1, translating into MFESVKALLDEHKAVQEELSDPAVHADAGRAKRVNRRYAELSRIVAAHDGWLAASDDLAAARELAREDDAFAEEVPALEEKVASAQERLRRLLIPRDPDDARDVIMEIKGGEGGAESALFAADLLRMYLQYAASKGWKTELLERTESDLGGYKDVQVAIKGSSSDPAQGVWAHLKYEGGVHRVQRVPATESQGRIHTSTTGVLVFPEVDEPDEVEINQNDLKIDVFRSSGPGGQSVNTTDSAVRITHVPTGIVVSMQNEKSQLQNREAGMRVLRARLLAKQQEERDAAASDARRSQIRGMDRSERIRTYNFPENRIADHRTGYKAYNLDQVMDGALAPVIESCIAADEEERLAALAGD; encoded by the coding sequence ATGTTCGAGTCCGTCAAGGCGCTCCTCGACGAGCACAAGGCGGTCCAGGAGGAGCTGAGCGACCCCGCGGTGCACGCCGACGCCGGTCGTGCCAAGCGGGTCAACCGCCGCTATGCCGAGCTCAGCCGGATCGTGGCAGCGCACGACGGGTGGCTGGCCGCATCCGACGACCTGGCCGCCGCGCGCGAACTGGCCCGTGAAGACGACGCCTTCGCCGAGGAGGTGCCGGCCCTCGAGGAGAAGGTCGCCTCCGCTCAGGAGCGCCTGCGGCGCCTGCTCATCCCGCGCGATCCGGACGACGCCCGCGACGTGATCATGGAGATCAAGGGGGGTGAGGGCGGTGCGGAGAGCGCGCTGTTCGCCGCCGACCTGCTGCGCATGTACCTGCAGTACGCCGCCTCCAAGGGCTGGAAGACCGAGCTCCTCGAGCGCACCGAGTCCGACCTGGGCGGCTACAAGGACGTCCAGGTGGCGATCAAGGGCTCGTCCTCCGATCCCGCGCAGGGCGTCTGGGCGCACCTGAAGTACGAGGGTGGCGTGCACCGCGTCCAGCGGGTGCCGGCGACCGAGTCGCAGGGGCGCATCCACACGTCGACCACCGGCGTCCTCGTCTTCCCCGAGGTCGACGAGCCGGACGAGGTCGAGATCAATCAGAACGACCTGAAGATCGACGTCTTCCGCTCGTCCGGGCCCGGCGGGCAGTCGGTGAACACGACCGACTCGGCCGTGCGCATCACCCACGTGCCCACGGGCATCGTCGTCTCGATGCAGAACGAGAAGTCGCAGCTGCAGAACCGCGAGGCCGGGATGCGCGTGCTGCGCGCCCGCCTGCTCGCCAAGCAGCAGGAGGAGCGGGATGCTGCGGCCAGCGACGCGCGCAGGTCGCAGATCCGCGGGATGGACCGTTCGGAGCGGATCCGCACGTACAACTTCCCGGAGAACCGCATCGCCGATCACCGGACCGGATACAAGGCCTACAACCTCGACCAGGTGATGGACGGGGCGCTCGCCCCCGTGATCGAGTCGTGCATCGCCGCGGACGAGGAGGAGCGACTGGCCGCCCTCGCCGGCGACTGA
- the epsC gene encoding serine O-acetyltransferase EpsC encodes MGAWARIREDLAAAKLRDPAARSAVEIALLYPGLHAIWAHRCTHWLWTHRLRLLARAGSQLSRWLTGVEIHPGAVIGRRFFIDHGMGVVIGETAEVGDDVMLYHGVTLGGRTRDGGKRHPTIGDGVAIGAGAKVLGPITIGAGSVIGANAVVTKDAPADSILVGVPAKPRARREGIDTRALLTAPEYFI; translated from the coding sequence GTGGGCGCCTGGGCACGGATCAGAGAAGACCTCGCAGCCGCGAAGCTGCGCGACCCGGCGGCGCGCAGCGCCGTCGAGATCGCGCTGCTGTACCCGGGGCTGCACGCGATCTGGGCTCATCGCTGCACGCACTGGCTGTGGACGCACCGCCTGCGCCTCCTGGCGCGGGCGGGCTCCCAGCTGAGCCGGTGGCTCACCGGCGTCGAGATCCACCCCGGCGCCGTGATCGGGCGCCGGTTCTTCATCGACCACGGCATGGGCGTGGTCATCGGTGAGACCGCCGAGGTGGGTGACGACGTGATGCTCTATCACGGGGTCACCCTCGGCGGCCGGACGCGCGACGGCGGCAAGCGCCACCCCACGATCGGCGACGGCGTCGCGATCGGGGCGGGCGCGAAGGTGCTCGGTCCCATCACGATCGGCGCAGGCTCGGTCATCGGCGCGAACGCGGTCGTCACGAAGGACGCCCCCGCGGACAGCATCCTGGTCGGAGTGCCCGCGAAGCCCCGCGCACGGCGCGAAGGCATCGACACCCGGGCGCTGCTCACCGCGCCCGAGTACTTCATCTGA
- the cysK gene encoding cysteine synthase A translates to MPGIHSDITTAFGNTPLVKLNRIAEGVDAQILAKLEFYNPASSVKDRLGIAIVDAAEASGELKPGGTIVEATSGNTGIALAMVGAARGYKVILTMPASMSKERRLLLKAFGAELVLTDPTKGMAFAVGEAEEIAARTPGAVLAKQFANEANPAIHRKTTAEEILRDTDGKVDYFVAGIGTGGTITGVGQVLKERVPGVKVVAVEPKDSPLLTEGHPGPHKIQGIGPNFVPSILDRDVIDEVIDVEFDDAIRVARETATSDGILVGMSSGAAIWAALEIAKRPEAAGKNIVVIIPSFGERYLSTALYEHLRED, encoded by the coding sequence ATGCCCGGCATCCACTCCGACATCACGACCGCGTTCGGCAACACGCCGCTGGTCAAGCTCAACCGGATCGCGGAGGGCGTCGACGCCCAGATCCTCGCCAAGCTCGAGTTCTACAACCCCGCGTCCAGCGTGAAGGACCGTCTCGGCATCGCGATCGTGGACGCGGCGGAGGCGTCAGGCGAGCTCAAGCCGGGCGGCACCATCGTCGAGGCGACCAGCGGCAACACCGGCATCGCCCTGGCCATGGTCGGTGCGGCGCGCGGCTACAAGGTCATCCTGACGATGCCCGCGTCGATGTCGAAGGAGCGCCGCCTGCTGCTGAAGGCCTTCGGAGCCGAGCTCGTGCTGACCGACCCGACCAAGGGCATGGCTTTCGCCGTCGGCGAGGCGGAGGAGATCGCCGCGCGGACCCCGGGCGCCGTGCTGGCCAAGCAGTTCGCAAACGAGGCGAACCCCGCGATCCACCGCAAGACCACCGCCGAGGAGATCCTCCGCGACACGGACGGCAAGGTCGACTACTTCGTCGCCGGCATCGGCACCGGCGGGACGATCACCGGTGTCGGACAGGTGCTCAAGGAGCGCGTCCCCGGTGTGAAGGTCGTGGCCGTCGAGCCCAAGGATTCGCCGCTGCTGACCGAGGGCCACCCCGGGCCGCACAAGATCCAGGGCATCGGGCCGAACTTCGTCCCGTCCATCCTCGACCGGGACGTCATCGACGAGGTCATCGACGTCGAGTTCGATGACGCGATCCGCGTCGCGCGGGAGACCGCCACCTCGGACGGCATCCTCGTGGGCATGTCCAGCGGCGCGGCCATCTGGGCAGCGCTCGAGATCGCCAAGCGCCCGGAGGCGGCAGGCAAGAACATCGTCGTCATCATTCCCTCGTTCGGTGAGCGCTACCTCTCGACCGCGCTGTACGAGCACCTGCGCGAAGACTGA
- the prmC gene encoding peptide chain release factor N(5)-glutamine methyltransferase, translating to MAHLAPHSSLAAALRDAVESLARAGVPDPQVDAELLAAHALATSRGAVQAAAIRGDALDGAVAAAFAELVERRAAREPLQHLTGRAPFRHLDLRVGPGVFVPRPETEMVAQLAVDALRAAASPAPIAVDLGTGSGAIALAMATEVPHARVFAAENSVDAFVWTKENFAEVGAENAELHFIDLEHAFAELDGTVSVVASNPPYVPDAAIPRDPEVRLYDPPAALYGGADGLDVVRVLSGVGLRLAHPGGMIVIEHGEWQGEQIRAILTADGWRAAATHVDLTQRDRATTALHP from the coding sequence ATGGCACACCTCGCACCGCACTCCTCCCTCGCCGCCGCCCTCCGCGATGCCGTCGAGTCATTGGCGCGCGCCGGCGTACCCGATCCCCAGGTCGACGCGGAGCTGCTCGCCGCCCACGCGCTCGCGACGAGCCGCGGCGCCGTCCAGGCCGCGGCGATCCGCGGCGACGCGCTCGACGGGGCCGTGGCGGCCGCGTTCGCCGAGCTGGTCGAGCGCCGTGCCGCCCGTGAGCCGCTGCAGCACCTCACCGGCCGTGCGCCGTTCCGCCACCTCGACCTGCGCGTCGGACCGGGCGTCTTCGTGCCCCGGCCCGAGACCGAGATGGTCGCGCAGCTGGCCGTCGACGCGCTGCGGGCCGCAGCATCCCCCGCTCCGATCGCGGTGGACCTGGGGACGGGGAGCGGCGCGATCGCACTGGCGATGGCCACCGAGGTGCCGCATGCGCGGGTGTTCGCCGCAGAGAACTCGGTGGACGCGTTCGTGTGGACGAAGGAGAACTTCGCCGAGGTGGGTGCCGAGAACGCCGAGCTGCACTTCATCGACCTCGAGCATGCGTTCGCCGAGCTCGACGGCACCGTCTCGGTCGTCGCGTCCAACCCGCCCTACGTCCCGGATGCGGCCATCCCGCGCGACCCGGAGGTGCGCCTGTACGACCCGCCGGCGGCGCTGTACGGCGGGGCGGACGGCCTCGACGTCGTGCGCGTGCTCAGCGGCGTGGGTCTGCGCCTCGCGCACCCCGGCGGGATGATCGTGATCGAGCACGGCGAATGGCAGGGTGAGCAGATCCGCGCGATCCTCACCGCGGACGGCTGGCGCGCTGCCGCGACCCACGTCGACCTGACCCAGCGAGACCGGGCGACCACCGCCCTGCATCCCTGA
- a CDS encoding L-threonylcarbamoyladenylate synthase, whose translation MSSLFDCRDEAQLLPGLRQARQAIARGELIVVPTDTVYGVAADAFSPAAVQRLLDAKGRGRQAPPPVLVSGEGMLRALVAEVPEAVERLVAAFWPGGLTIVLPAQPSLTWDLGETHGTVAVRMPDKRLVLELIEDTGPLAVSSANLTGKAAAIMAIDAEDMLGDSIAVYLDDGPSDTGIASTIIDATGLVGGDGRVRVLREGAVSRDRLGEVLGDLLEPYAGGSE comes from the coding sequence ATGTCCTCCCTCTTCGACTGCCGGGATGAGGCGCAGCTGCTCCCCGGCCTGCGACAGGCGCGCCAGGCGATCGCGCGCGGCGAGCTGATCGTCGTCCCCACCGACACGGTGTACGGGGTGGCCGCCGATGCGTTCAGCCCCGCCGCCGTGCAGCGGCTCCTCGACGCGAAGGGCCGCGGACGCCAGGCGCCGCCGCCCGTCCTGGTGTCGGGGGAGGGGATGCTGCGTGCCCTGGTCGCCGAGGTGCCTGAGGCCGTCGAGCGGCTCGTCGCCGCGTTCTGGCCAGGCGGCCTCACGATCGTGCTGCCCGCGCAGCCCTCGTTGACCTGGGACCTCGGCGAGACCCACGGCACGGTGGCGGTGCGCATGCCCGACAAGCGGCTGGTGCTCGAGCTCATCGAGGACACCGGCCCCCTCGCCGTGTCCAGCGCCAACCTGACGGGCAAGGCCGCCGCGATCATGGCGATCGACGCGGAGGACATGCTCGGCGACAGCATCGCGGTCTACCTCGACGACGGCCCGAGCGACACGGGTATCGCCTCGACCATCATCGATGCCACCGGCCTGGTCGGCGGCGACGGACGCGTCCGCGTGCTCCGGGAGGGCGCCGTCAGCCGCGACCGCCTCGGCGAGGTGCTCGGCGACCTGCTCGAACCGTACGCGGGCGGCTCCGAGTGA
- a CDS encoding MraY family glycosyltransferase, with translation MRNHLFIILLTAALTLVLAWAVWRLSMRYKLYPGIRERDVHKTPTPRLGGIAMFLGIVVAFAVSSQMENFQIFWVEPERPWAILGATFLIVLVGVADDLWDLDWTIKLAAQFLAAWIVAWFGGLQILSLPIGGIAVGSSTLSIVLTVFAIVIVMNAVNFIDGLDGLVAGVCLIANSVFFVYSYLLLREFTTSNFSLATFLAAALIGACAGFLPLNWKPAKLFMGDSGALMLGLLMACSAIAITGLLPPSVLGSDEFGRSQLLGAFIPILLPVVVVLLPLLDFGLAVLRRMRAGKSPFSPDRKHLHHRMLDMGHSDRAAVLIFYAWTSVVSLSFLLMFIGTTANWPGEYLLGLGFGIAGAAACLTVTFLPAGTRSAVTAPESTR, from the coding sequence GTGAGGAACCACCTCTTCATCATCCTGCTCACCGCCGCGCTCACCCTGGTGCTGGCGTGGGCGGTGTGGCGGCTCAGCATGCGCTACAAGCTGTATCCCGGCATCCGCGAGCGCGACGTGCACAAGACCCCGACGCCGCGTCTGGGCGGGATCGCGATGTTCCTGGGCATCGTGGTCGCGTTCGCCGTCTCGTCGCAGATGGAGAACTTCCAGATCTTCTGGGTCGAGCCGGAGCGCCCGTGGGCGATCCTCGGGGCGACGTTCCTGATCGTGCTCGTCGGGGTCGCCGACGACCTGTGGGACCTGGACTGGACGATCAAGCTGGCCGCCCAGTTCCTGGCCGCGTGGATCGTCGCCTGGTTCGGCGGGCTGCAGATCCTCTCGCTCCCGATCGGCGGCATCGCGGTCGGCTCGAGCACGCTCAGCATCGTGCTGACGGTCTTCGCGATCGTCATCGTCATGAACGCGGTCAACTTCATCGACGGTCTCGACGGGCTCGTGGCGGGCGTCTGCCTCATCGCGAACAGCGTGTTCTTCGTGTACTCGTACCTGCTGCTGCGCGAGTTCACCACGAGCAACTTCTCGCTCGCGACGTTCCTGGCCGCGGCGCTCATCGGCGCGTGCGCCGGGTTCCTGCCGTTGAACTGGAAGCCGGCGAAGCTGTTCATGGGGGACTCGGGCGCACTCATGCTCGGGCTGCTGATGGCCTGCTCGGCGATCGCGATCACCGGGCTGCTGCCGCCGTCCGTCCTCGGCTCGGACGAGTTCGGTCGGTCCCAGCTGCTCGGTGCCTTCATTCCGATCCTGCTGCCGGTGGTCGTGGTCCTGCTCCCGCTGCTCGACTTCGGGCTTGCGGTGCTGCGGCGCATGCGCGCGGGCAAATCGCCCTTCTCGCCCGACCGCAAGCACCTGCACCACCGGATGCTGGACATGGGCCACAGCGACCGTGCCGCCGTGCTGATCTTCTACGCGTGGACCTCCGTGGTCAGCCTGTCGTTCCTGCTGATGTTCATCGGCACCACCGCGAACTGGCCGGGGGAGTACCTCCTCGGTCTCGGCTTCGGCATCGCCGGCGCCGCCGCCTGCCTCACCGTCACCTTCCTCCCGGCCGGCACGCGGTCGGCCGTCACCGCACCGGAGAGCACCCGATGA
- a CDS encoding VIT1/CCC1 transporter family protein, which translates to MTPNPVTSTPILRTTLIWSGIVTAALAVVGGLIGYAVGQAPGLWSALIGVLVGAVFLAITGLSILIANRWYGDPLYVPLFFGIVLGGWILKFVVFIVVLIVLRGQEWVNDTVFFFSLVTSVLASLAIDVVTLLRMRVPQIDVELPSHNPEDGPDEAPSGHSAPR; encoded by the coding sequence ATGACCCCGAACCCCGTCACCAGCACGCCGATCCTGCGGACCACGCTCATCTGGTCGGGCATCGTCACCGCCGCGCTCGCCGTGGTCGGCGGGCTCATCGGCTACGCCGTCGGACAGGCGCCCGGCCTGTGGAGCGCGCTCATCGGCGTGCTCGTCGGCGCGGTCTTCCTCGCCATCACCGGCCTCAGCATCCTGATCGCCAACCGCTGGTACGGCGATCCGCTCTACGTCCCGCTGTTCTTCGGCATCGTGCTCGGCGGCTGGATCCTCAAGTTCGTCGTGTTCATCGTCGTGCTGATCGTGCTGCGCGGGCAGGAGTGGGTGAACGACACCGTCTTCTTCTTCTCGCTCGTCACCAGCGTGCTGGCCTCGCTCGCGATCGACGTGGTCACCCTGCTGCGGATGCGCGTTCCGCAGATCGACGTGGAGCTGCCCTCGCACAACCCGGAGGACGGGCCCGACGAGGCTCCCAGCGGGCACTCAGCACCCCGCTGA
- the atpB gene encoding F0F1 ATP synthase subunit A encodes MIAPIAVDEPPVFHGPSIDEFFPAVLFDIAGIPVTRIHLIQFIATIAIVLIFWLGTRRMRIVPGRFQNVVELGLGFARNNIAHDLLGRKDGDRFLPILTTIFFMVLFMNITGIIPFLNIAGTSIIAVPLLLAVVSYVTFIYAGIKKSPKNFFKNALFPTGVPWPIYIIVTPIELISTFIIRPVTLTLRLLMNMIVGHLLLVLFFSATQFFLFELGGWWSILAAGSLAFGFVFTLFEILVAVLQAYVFALLTAVYIQLAVAEEH; translated from the coding sequence TTGATCGCCCCCATTGCCGTGGATGAACCGCCCGTTTTCCACGGGCCGTCGATCGATGAGTTCTTCCCGGCCGTCCTCTTCGACATCGCGGGAATCCCGGTCACCCGGATCCACCTGATCCAGTTCATCGCGACGATCGCGATCGTGCTGATCTTCTGGCTCGGCACCCGCCGCATGCGCATCGTGCCCGGCCGTTTCCAGAACGTCGTCGAGCTGGGCCTCGGCTTCGCCCGCAACAACATCGCGCACGACCTGCTCGGCCGCAAGGACGGCGATCGCTTCCTGCCGATCCTGACGACGATCTTCTTCATGGTCCTGTTCATGAACATCACGGGCATCATCCCGTTCCTGAACATCGCCGGCACGAGCATCATCGCGGTGCCTCTGCTGCTCGCCGTCGTCAGCTATGTGACCTTCATCTACGCCGGCATCAAGAAGAGCCCGAAGAACTTCTTCAAGAACGCGCTCTTCCCGACCGGCGTGCCGTGGCCGATCTACATCATCGTGACGCCGATCGAGCTCATCTCGACCTTCATCATCCGGCCCGTCACGCTCACGCTGCGACTGCTGATGAACATGATCGTCGGCCACCTGCTGCTGGTGCTGTTCTTCTCGGCCACGCAGTTCTTCCTGTTCGAGCTGGGCGGGTGGTGGTCGATCCTCGCCGCAGGCAGCCTCGCCTTCGGGTTCGTCTTCACCCTGTTCGAGATCCTGGTGGCCGTCCTCCAGGCGTACGTCTTCGCTCTCCTCACCGCGGTCTACATCCAGCTCGCAGTCGCGGAAGAGCACTAA